A region of the candidate division KSB1 bacterium genome:
ACTGCATAAATTCATCTGGTCTCCGGAAACAAAAGGAGTTTGATGTCATTTATTTATTCGAATCGATATTACGCCGACATCGGATTTCACGTCTTCCCGATACTAAAATATCAACAGGTGTTCGAGAAATTAATCGAGGAAGCCGGTCTAAATGATTCGGATTTTCTCGAGCCTGCCTCAGCGACCGATGCGGAGCTGCTTCTGATTCATACTCCTGAGTATTTGCAAGATCTTGCCGATTGCGCCTGGACGGAACGCACGTCTACCTCCGAGTTACCAATCTCAAAAGAAATCATCGATTTGTTTAAATTGGCGGCCGGCGGTACTATTTTAGCCTGCCGGGAAGCGCTTAAAAAGAGCTGGGCCGTTCATTTAAGCGGCGGTTTTCACCATGCATTTGCAGATAAAGCTGAAGGGTTTTGTTATGTGAACGATTTAGCTGTTGCAGCTAAGGCGATTCAAAAAGAAGGGCTTCTAGAAAAAGTTGCAATAATCGATTGTGATTTGCACCAGGGTAATGGCACAGCACTGATTTTTCAATGTGATCAAAGTGTTTTCACTTTTTCGATCCATCAACGGGATTTGTACCCGGTTAAACAAAAGAGTGACTTGGATATTCATTTACCAATAGGCACAACCGATGCAGAATACCTGCGGCATTTACAAAGTTCGATTCCCGGCATTTTAGATGAGTTTAATCCGGATTTGGTTTTATATCAAGCAGGTGCAGACCCATATAAAAATGACCAGCTTGGCAATTTATCCCTCACAATTTCCGGATTAAAACAGCGGGATCAATTTCTTTTTGAAGAATGTAAAGGCCGGAACATTCCGCTAGCTGTCACGTTAGGAGGTGGATATGCAGTTAACACTGAAGATACGGTACAAATTCATTTTAATACGTGCAAGAGAGCGTTAGAAATATTTAAATAGTGTTTGACCGAGAAGTCTAATTTAGCCCGTCTTTGCGGGGCGTTCCCTTCGGCTTGCTCAGGACAGGGTCTGTGCCGAGGCATCTCAGGATTAGCTAAATCGGAGATTGCTTCGCTTGAGAAACGCTCGCAAAGACCGTAGGAAATCGTGCCGCTAAAAGCCTGATTAAATTTCTTTTCCTATGCAAAACATCGAAATCAAAGCAAAATATGAGGATTTAGATCGAGCCGAAAATATCGCGAGAAAAGTCGGTGCTAATTTTGAAAGCTCGATTCATCAACTGGACACTTACTTCTTTGTAAAAAAAGGACGACTCAAATTACGCGAAATTTCTACTGGTGTTAGCCAACTCATTTATTATGTGCGTCCAAACGAAGCCGGGCCGAAGACAAGCGAATACCATATTTATCCGGTAGAAACTCCGAAACAACTGAAGGAAATTC
Encoded here:
- a CDS encoding histone deacetylase, giving the protein MSFIYSNRYYADIGFHVFPILKYQQVFEKLIEEAGLNDSDFLEPASATDAELLLIHTPEYLQDLADCAWTERTSTSELPISKEIIDLFKLAAGGTILACREALKKSWAVHLSGGFHHAFADKAEGFCYVNDLAVAAKAIQKEGLLEKVAIIDCDLHQGNGTALIFQCDQSVFTFSIHQRDLYPVKQKSDLDIHLPIGTTDAEYLRHLQSSIPGILDEFNPDLVLYQAGADPYKNDQLGNLSLTISGLKQRDQFLFEECKGRNIPLAVTLGGGYAVNTEDTVQIHFNTCKRALEIFK
- a CDS encoding class IV adenylate cyclase, with product MQNIEIKAKYEDLDRAENIARKVGANFESSIHQLDTYFFVKKGRLKLREISTGVSQLIYYVRPNEAGPKTSEYHIYPVETPKQLKEILAAALGIWKSVEKQREVYLFDEVRVHLDKVKSLGNFLEFEGVVSPESDRSKIREKVDWLVSQFEIRNHDLIEVSYSDLV